The following proteins come from a genomic window of Lineus longissimus chromosome 18, tnLinLong1.2, whole genome shotgun sequence:
- the LOC135502466 gene encoding serine-rich adhesin for platelets-like isoform X1, translated as MLRTVKMRTIIAVFIISFLQLAALSSANTTTACYVGRFLLQENCTPTQYILIHSVESQEVSNCSENSSNTLWSRSGLAVHFAWEWCNLQRERCTNGTLPNATYLRMNYTCVNDLSSIRRFNMCLDLSEVISTPVYLQSPRYPGFYGYTKGRNCTCSISVSQYQTPGDFWLTLYDMFTQLPETLTLKLSNGTRKELTTVADNDSGYILNQETTDISSALSVSFVPRFPGQGRFWIGLESTAPLNISITCNEISGTSTTSPPATPTTSVTAKSTPTTATNETTTPTTKTTTTNETATTETTATTTNETTTPTTKTTTTNESATTETTETTTNETTAPTTKTTTTNETATTETTATTTNETKTTATATNTDTTMVTGTPSSGKPAAIVMAEDDLKTIYIAVPTVVIAIIIIIVIVVIVTKRQKSNHAKFEDTVRFSVPDYGVESLYAKENFAMDMVDNEIYESQDSLGNGSLSGPVSSHGVGVAFGTFKGEKVRQTSNEELTDNGEVKDVHRGMSPLPRSVTFGGEDLLLGVGAADPSDGGEVIYAQISKPKKNKNPEDDRVQGQTSILRPSHSNERQDQLVSDSNPVEKETDYSLADDFDDPNKYFEYDVGSRSNDGEDADDDYAYAYARSCRRGIGTSKRREPQESLRIYDDIESDDSEFAESDIDGVFREAIEPQIELNGHETECADGITDYDEQDLEGQKHRREIDDIIHVQRTDL; from the exons ATGTTGAGGACCGTCAAGATGAGGACTATTATTGCTGTGTTCATCATTTCTTTTCTACAACTGGCAGCACTCAGCAGTG CTAATACCACGACAGCCTGTTATGTGGGAAGATTCTTACTGCAGGAGAACTGCACACCAACTCAGTACATACTGATCCACTCGGTCGAAAGCCAAGAAGTTAGCAACTGCAGTGAAAACAGCTCGAATACTCTGTGGTCAAGAAGCGGTCTCGCAGTCCATTTTGCCTGGGAGTGGTGTAACCTGCAAAGGGAAAGATGTACAAATGGAACCCTGCCTAACGCTACCTACTTAAGAATGAATTATACTTGCG TGAATGACTTATCTTCGATACGGCGGTTCAACATGTGCCTAGACCTAAGCGAGGTGATATCAACTCCAGTGTACCTGCAAAGCCCAAGATATCCAGGCTTTTATGGCTACACCAAGGGAAGAAACTGCACTTGCTCTATATCAGTATCTCAATACCAAACCCCCGGCGACTTCTGGTTGACACTGTATGACATGTTCACCCAGCTGCCCGAGACACTGACTTTGAAATTGAGTAATGGTACAAGAAAAGAATTAACCACTGTTGCCGATAATGATTCGGGATATATACTGAATCAGGAGACAACAGACATTTCCTCTGCTCTCTCTGTGTCGTTTGTTCCCAGGTTTCCAGGGCAAGGACGCTTTTGGATCGGATTAGAAAGTACAG CTCCTCTTAACATATCGATAACCTGCAATGAAATTTCGGGAACATCAACGACCTCACCACCTGCCACTCCGACAACGTCGGTGACAGCAAAGAGTACGCCAACGACGGCAACTAATGAAACAACAACACCGACCACAAAAACAACCACAACTAATGAAACAGCAACTACGGAGACAACAGCGACGACAACTAATGAAACAACAACACCAACCACAAAAACAACCACAACTAATGAATCAGCAACTACGGAGACAACAGAGACGACAACTAATGAAACAACAGCACCAACCACAAAAACAACCACAACTAATGAAACAGCAACTACGGAGACAACAGCGACGACAACTaatgaaacaaaaacaactgCAACGGCGACGAATACGGACACAACAATGGTGACAGGGACTCCAAGCTCAGGAAAACCG GCTGCTATCGTGATGGCGGAAGACGACCTAAAAACCATCTACATTGCGGTACCTACTGTGGTCATAgcgatcattatcatcatagttATCGTTGTCATCGTCAC GAAGCGGCAGAAATCAAACCACGCCAAGTTTGAAGACACGGTTAGGTTTAGTGTCCCAGACTACGGGGTGGAGAGTCTGTACGCCAAGGAGAACTTCGCCATGGATATGGTTGACAATGAAATCTACGAATCACAGGATAGCTTAGGAAATGGTAGCCTATCGGGGCCCGTGTCGTCGCACGGAGTGGGTGTTGCCTTCGGTACGTTCAAAGGTGAGAAAGTTCGCCAGACGTCAAATGAGGAATTGACTGACAACGGAGAAGTGAAGGATGTACACAGGGGGATGAGTCCGCTGCCCAGGTCTGTAACATTTGGTGGGGAGGATTTATTGTTAGGGGTCGGGGCTGCAGATCCCTCTGACGGTGGCGAAGTGATTTATGCCCAGATCAGCAAACCTAAGAAAAATAAAAACCCGGAAGATGACCGAGTTCAGGGTCAGACTTCCATCCTAAGACCTAGCCATTCAAATGAACGCCAAGATCAGCTAGTGTCCGATTCAAATCCGGTTGAAAAAGAAACAGACTACtcattagcagacgattttgATGACCCGAACAAGTACTTTGAATATGACGTTGGTTCAAGGTCAAATGATGGTgaagatgctgatgatgacTATGCATATGCGTACGCACGCAGCTGCAGACGAGGGATAGGAACCTCTAAACGACGTGAGCCACAAGAAAGTCTACGCATTTACGACGACATAGAAAGCGATGATTCTGAATTTGCTGAGTCGGATATCGATGGAGTCTTTCGGGAGGCTATTGAACCTCAAATTGAGCTCAACGGTCATGAAACTGAGTGTGCAGACGGGATTACAGACTATGACGAGCAGGACTTGGAGGGCCAGAAGCACAGGAGGGAAATTGACGATATCATACATGTGCAAAGAACTGATCTTTAG
- the LOC135502468 gene encoding uncharacterized protein LOC135502468, which produces MLSTVKMRTATAAFTISFLSLAALSCANTTTACYGGGFLLQENCTPTQYILIYSVESQEVSSCNENSSNTLWSRSGLAVHFAWELCNLQKERCTTGNLSNATYLRMNYTCVNDLSSIRRFSMCSDVSVLTSTPVYLQSPGYPGYYNYTNATNCTCSISVSQDLTLGDVWLTLYDMFTQLPETLTLKWSNGTGKELTTVADNNSGYILNQETTNISPALSVSFVPRAPGLGYFWIGLESGAPLNISIACNESSGTSTTLPPATPTTSVTAKSTATTVTNETKPSATATNTDTTMATGTPSPGKPAAIVMAEDDLKTIYIAVPTVVIAIIIIIVIVVIVKKWQKSNHAKFEDTVRFSVPDYGVESLYAKENFAMDMVDNEIYESQDSLGNGSLSGPVSSHGVGVAFGTFKGEKVRQTSNEELTDNGEEKDVHRGMIPLPRSVTFGGEDLLLGVGAAVPSDGGEVIYAQINKPEKNKNPEDDRVQGQTSILRPSHSNERQDQLVSDSNPVEKETDYSLADDFDDPNKYFEYDVGSRSNDGEDADVDYAYAYARRGRGTSKRREPEESVRIYDDIESDDSEFAESDIDGVFREAIEPQLELSSHETECADGITDYDELDLEGQKHKRQLDDIVHVQRTDL; this is translated from the exons ATGTTGAGCACCGTCAAGATGAGGACTGCTACTGCCGCGTTCACCATTTCTTTTCTATCACTGGCAGCACTCAGCTGTG CTAACACCACGACAGCCTGTTATGGAGGAGGATTCTTACTGCAGGAGAACTGCACGCCAACTCAGTACATACTGATCTACTCAGTCGAAAGCCAAGAAGTTAGCAGCTGCAATGAAAACAGCTCGAATACTCTGTGGTCAAGAAGTGGTCTCGCAGTCCATTTTGCCTGGGAGTTGTGTAACCTGCAAAAGGAAAGATGTACAACTGGAAACCTATCTAACGCTACCTACTTAAGAATGAATTATACATGCG TTAATGACTTATCTTCAATACGGCGGTTCAGCATGTGCTCAGATGTAAGCGTGTTGACATCAACTCCGGTTTACCTTCAGAGCCCAGGATACCCAGGCTATTATAACTACACCAACGCAACAAACTGCACTTGCTCTATATCAGTGTCTCAAGACCTAACCCTCGGTGATGTCTGGTTGACACTGTATGACATGTTCACCCAGCTGCCAGAGACACTGACTTTGAAATGGAGTAATGGTACAGGTAAAGAATTAACCACTGTTGCCGATAATAATTCGGGATATATACTGAATCAGGAGACAACAAACATTTCTCCTGCTCTGTCTGTGTCGTTTGTTCCCAGGGCTCCTGGACTAGGATACTTTTGGATCGGATTAGAAAGTGGAG CTCCTCTAAACATATCGATAGCCTGCAATGAAAGCTCGGGAACATCAACGACCTTACCACCTGCCACTCCGACAACGTCGGTGACAGCAAAGAGTACGGCAACGACAGTAACTAATGAAACAAAACCATCTGCAACGGCGACGAATACGGACACCACAATGGCGACAGGGACTCCAAGCCCTGGAAAACCG GCTGCCATCGTGATGGCGGAAGACGACCTAAAAACCATCTACATTGCAGTACCTACTGTGGTCATAgcgatcattatcatcattgttaTCGTTGTCATAGTCAA GAAGTGGCAGAAATCAAACCACGCCAAGTTTGAAGACACGGTTAGGTTTAGTGTCCCAGACTACGGGGTGGAGAGCCTGTACGCCAAGGAGAACTTCGCCATGGATATGGTTGACAATGAAATCTACGAATCACAGGATAGCTTAGGAAATGGTAGCCTATCGGGGCCCGTGTCGTCGCACGGAGTGGGTGTTGCCTTCGGTACGTTCAAAGGTGAGAAAGTTCGCCAGACGTCAAATGAGGAATTGACTGACAACGGAGAAGAGAAGGATGTACACAGGGGGATGATTCCGCTGCCAAGGTCTGTAACATTTGGTGGCGAGGATTTATTGTTAGGGGTCGGGGCTGCAGTGCCCTCTGACGGTGGCGAAGTGATTTACGCCCAGATCAACAAACCTGAGAAAAATAAAAACCCGGAAGATGACCGAGTTCAGGGTCAGACTTCTATCCTAAGACCTAGCCATTCAAATGAACGCCAAGATCAGCTAGTGTCCGATTCAAATCCGGTTGAAAAAGAAACAGACTACtcattagcagacgattttgATGACCCGAACAAGTACTTTGAATATGACGTTGGTTCAAGGTCAAATGATGGTGAAGATGCTGATGTTGACTATGCATATGCGTACGCACGCAGAGGCAGAGGAACCTCGAAACGACGTGAGCCAGAAGAAAGTGTACGCATTTACGACGACATAGAAAGCGATGATTCTGAATTTGCTGAGTCGGATATCGATGGAGTCTTTCGGGAGGCTATTGAACCTCAACTTGAGCTCAGCAGTCATGAAACTGAGTGTGCAGACGGGATTACAGACTATGACGAGTTGGACTTGGAGGGCCAGAAGCACAAGAGGCAACTTGACGATATCGTACATGTGCAAAGAACTGATCTTTAG
- the LOC135502466 gene encoding serine-rich adhesin for platelets-like isoform X2 yields the protein MMKMNAMLYCVASFLASLPWAGLVSANTTTACYVGRFLLQENCTPTQYILIHSVESQEVSNCSENSSNTLWSRSGLAVHFAWEWCNLQRERCTNGTLPNATYLRMNYTCVNDLSSIRRFNMCLDLSEVISTPVYLQSPRYPGFYGYTKGRNCTCSISVSQYQTPGDFWLTLYDMFTQLPETLTLKLSNGTRKELTTVADNDSGYILNQETTDISSALSVSFVPRFPGQGRFWIGLESTAPLNISITCNEISGTSTTSPPATPTTSVTAKSTPTTATNETTTPTTKTTTTNETATTETTATTTNETTTPTTKTTTTNESATTETTETTTNETTAPTTKTTTTNETATTETTATTTNETKTTATATNTDTTMVTGTPSSGKPAAIVMAEDDLKTIYIAVPTVVIAIIIIIVIVVIVTKRQKSNHAKFEDTVRFSVPDYGVESLYAKENFAMDMVDNEIYESQDSLGNGSLSGPVSSHGVGVAFGTFKGEKVRQTSNEELTDNGEVKDVHRGMSPLPRSVTFGGEDLLLGVGAADPSDGGEVIYAQISKPKKNKNPEDDRVQGQTSILRPSHSNERQDQLVSDSNPVEKETDYSLADDFDDPNKYFEYDVGSRSNDGEDADDDYAYAYARSCRRGIGTSKRREPQESLRIYDDIESDDSEFAESDIDGVFREAIEPQIELNGHETECADGITDYDEQDLEGQKHRREIDDIIHVQRTDL from the exons atgatgaaaatgaatGCCATGCTTTATTGTGTAGCATCATTTCTTGCTTCACTACCATGGGCAGGACTTGTCTCAG CTAATACCACGACAGCCTGTTATGTGGGAAGATTCTTACTGCAGGAGAACTGCACACCAACTCAGTACATACTGATCCACTCGGTCGAAAGCCAAGAAGTTAGCAACTGCAGTGAAAACAGCTCGAATACTCTGTGGTCAAGAAGCGGTCTCGCAGTCCATTTTGCCTGGGAGTGGTGTAACCTGCAAAGGGAAAGATGTACAAATGGAACCCTGCCTAACGCTACCTACTTAAGAATGAATTATACTTGCG TGAATGACTTATCTTCGATACGGCGGTTCAACATGTGCCTAGACCTAAGCGAGGTGATATCAACTCCAGTGTACCTGCAAAGCCCAAGATATCCAGGCTTTTATGGCTACACCAAGGGAAGAAACTGCACTTGCTCTATATCAGTATCTCAATACCAAACCCCCGGCGACTTCTGGTTGACACTGTATGACATGTTCACCCAGCTGCCCGAGACACTGACTTTGAAATTGAGTAATGGTACAAGAAAAGAATTAACCACTGTTGCCGATAATGATTCGGGATATATACTGAATCAGGAGACAACAGACATTTCCTCTGCTCTCTCTGTGTCGTTTGTTCCCAGGTTTCCAGGGCAAGGACGCTTTTGGATCGGATTAGAAAGTACAG CTCCTCTTAACATATCGATAACCTGCAATGAAATTTCGGGAACATCAACGACCTCACCACCTGCCACTCCGACAACGTCGGTGACAGCAAAGAGTACGCCAACGACGGCAACTAATGAAACAACAACACCGACCACAAAAACAACCACAACTAATGAAACAGCAACTACGGAGACAACAGCGACGACAACTAATGAAACAACAACACCAACCACAAAAACAACCACAACTAATGAATCAGCAACTACGGAGACAACAGAGACGACAACTAATGAAACAACAGCACCAACCACAAAAACAACCACAACTAATGAAACAGCAACTACGGAGACAACAGCGACGACAACTaatgaaacaaaaacaactgCAACGGCGACGAATACGGACACAACAATGGTGACAGGGACTCCAAGCTCAGGAAAACCG GCTGCTATCGTGATGGCGGAAGACGACCTAAAAACCATCTACATTGCGGTACCTACTGTGGTCATAgcgatcattatcatcatagttATCGTTGTCATCGTCAC GAAGCGGCAGAAATCAAACCACGCCAAGTTTGAAGACACGGTTAGGTTTAGTGTCCCAGACTACGGGGTGGAGAGTCTGTACGCCAAGGAGAACTTCGCCATGGATATGGTTGACAATGAAATCTACGAATCACAGGATAGCTTAGGAAATGGTAGCCTATCGGGGCCCGTGTCGTCGCACGGAGTGGGTGTTGCCTTCGGTACGTTCAAAGGTGAGAAAGTTCGCCAGACGTCAAATGAGGAATTGACTGACAACGGAGAAGTGAAGGATGTACACAGGGGGATGAGTCCGCTGCCCAGGTCTGTAACATTTGGTGGGGAGGATTTATTGTTAGGGGTCGGGGCTGCAGATCCCTCTGACGGTGGCGAAGTGATTTATGCCCAGATCAGCAAACCTAAGAAAAATAAAAACCCGGAAGATGACCGAGTTCAGGGTCAGACTTCCATCCTAAGACCTAGCCATTCAAATGAACGCCAAGATCAGCTAGTGTCCGATTCAAATCCGGTTGAAAAAGAAACAGACTACtcattagcagacgattttgATGACCCGAACAAGTACTTTGAATATGACGTTGGTTCAAGGTCAAATGATGGTgaagatgctgatgatgacTATGCATATGCGTACGCACGCAGCTGCAGACGAGGGATAGGAACCTCTAAACGACGTGAGCCACAAGAAAGTCTACGCATTTACGACGACATAGAAAGCGATGATTCTGAATTTGCTGAGTCGGATATCGATGGAGTCTTTCGGGAGGCTATTGAACCTCAAATTGAGCTCAACGGTCATGAAACTGAGTGTGCAGACGGGATTACAGACTATGACGAGCAGGACTTGGAGGGCCAGAAGCACAGGAGGGAAATTGACGATATCATACATGTGCAAAGAACTGATCTTTAG
- the LOC135502018 gene encoding stabilizer of axonemal microtubules 1-like, producing the protein MTHDDDIELLKKAFPAFTCICELCDCGRHKHHKDCKRNVPKTQALREKPLTDYQATFKAVQDPRPRSNKRPPQTPRDPHPPNMILKTNQREEFQPYDVVKDGRPPAFVQDTTYVPGNQPFDGMTYYKQTYTPKPLENLVSQRMPPGKARNPGQFDSRTTYKEFHKQWVPQVTKSYGEMPVFTGSILYPDRTTRDDMKTVMRDSYPGAVAKKQEPAKIPQGNILIEGDQDHHTVHRDTYKNIRGDHRVKTITYDPEPTIQRGNFFGETQQMRDFPPYKNGRRQPRPPNMVEPAPETINLKFNNNTSFDTEQRHEFKGIDTNRYPAPKTMKQGTTTYEPPTEKFATMTVQKTDYVPKDLGEANAPKARMPRRKETDKGKFDGHTTNKEHYKNWKPNPRIKHGDFYEAVTNNYVPPRIPFVAQSTTRATFTPKDGRRPADFKPEQVPFDTQGKHDFRTVNKLTYKGQKPQMCQVDAYLLQQKLIHEQNRGPVAVGKA; encoded by the exons TCGCCACAAGCATCACAAAGACTGCAaaagaaatgtccccaaaaCACAAGCTCTCCGAGAGAAACCTCTCACTGACTACCAGGCTACATTCAAGGCGGTGCAAGACCCCAGGCCACGGTCCAATAAGAGGCCTCCACAAACACCACGTGATCCACATCCCCCAAACATGATCCTAAAGACCAATCAGAGGGAGGAGTTTCAACCGTATGACGTGGTAAAGGACGGGAGGCCGCCAGCATTTGTACAG GACACAACCTACGTTCCAGGGAACCAACCTTTTGATGGCATGACATATTACAAACAGACCTACACGCCAAAACCATTGGAAAATTTAGTATCACAGAGAATGCCCCCAGGGAAGGC ACGAAATCCAGGTCAATTCGATAGCAGAACGACCTATAAGGAGTTTCATAAACAGTGGGTGCCGCAAGTCACAAAGTCATATGGAGAGATGCCTGTTTTTACCG gTTCGATTTTGTACCCGGATAGGACCACGCGAGATGACATGAAGACAGTCATGAGAGACTCCTACCCTGGAGCAGTTGCCAAAAAGCAGGAACCCGCTAAGATTCCACAGGGGAATATTCTAATCGAAG GTGACCAAGACCACCACACGGTACACCGGGACACCTATAAGAACATCAGAGGAGACCACAGGGTCAAGACCATCACCTATGACCCTGAACCAACCATACAGAGAGGGAACTTCTTCGGCGAGACACAGCAAATGCGCGACTTCCCCCCTTACAAAAACGGCCGGCGACAGCCGAGACCCCCGAATATGGTCGAGCCAGCGCCTGAGACgataaatttgaaattcaataaCAA CACATCTTTTGACACGGAACAGCGACACGAATTCAAAGGTATTGACACGAACCGATACCCAGCACCAAAGACAATGAAACAAGGAACCACGACCTATGAACCACCAACGGAGAAGTTTGCAACTATGACTGTACAAAAA ACTGATTACGTCCCGAAAGATCTCGGCGAAGCTAACGCGCCAAAGGCACGGATGCCACGAAGGAAGGAGACTGACAAGGGGAAGTTCGACGGCCATACGACCAACAAAGAACACTACAAGAACTGGAAGCCAAATCCTAGGATCAAGCACGGAGATTTCTACGAGGCCGTGACCAACAACTACGTTCCGCCACGGATCCCCTTTGTAGCACAATCCACCACCAGAGCCACCTTTACGCCCAAAGATGGCCGCCGTCCGGCGGATTTCAAACCAGAGCAGGTGCCTTTCGACACGCAAGGCAAGCACGATTTCAGAACCGTGAATAAGTTAACATACAAGGGTCAGAAACCGCAGATGTGCCAAGTTGATGCGTATTTATTGCAACAGAAGTTAATACATGAGCAAAATAGGGGACCAGTTGCGGTAGGAAAGGCATAG